Genomic segment of Myxococcus xanthus:
GTTGGCCCCTCTGCACCCTCCCTCCCCCTCAACAGGGCCCCCATCTCTCTTATGCGTCGGACCGTGCTGCCGGGCTTGCGCGCGCAGTTGGCGACATCCCGGATGGTGACGCCCGAGTACTTCCGCGACGAGCTGCGCTCGTTCAGAGGGGCGGCTTTCAGCTTCGCGCCCACGTTGATGCAGACCACGTTCCTCCGGGCGCAAGCGCGGAGCGAAGACGTCGACCACCTCTACCTGGTCGGGGCGGGGACGCACCTCGGAGCAGGACTGCCCGCGGTGCTGTGCTCCGCCAAGATCGTCGACGCAGTCATTCAGCAAGCCTTCGGCGACGCCTGAGAATGCAATCGTTTTCTTGAAGTGATGGTTGTGTTCGCCCATCGTGAATCCGCTTCGACGTGCCTCGAGGAGGAGACGATGAAGAGAACGATATGGGTGTTGATGGGCATCCTGATCTTCATACCCATCAGGACCGATGCGCAGGTCGCCACACGCTGTGGAGACGATGACAAGCTTCTGCCGGATCAGGTGGTTGGCAGGAATGCATGGGCTCGCAAATGCGGATACATCGACGCCGCGCGCGAATCGATGCTGAACTCCATGAGCTCCTATCAAATCTTCAGCAACGGGTGCTTCAAATATCCTTGCGCGGGCCGCAATTCAAACTGCGCGAACTTCGTCCCGGCTTCGGCGTTCTCTCCCTGTGTCGCTGGCCTCATCAAGATCGGGACCTGCTACGCGGAGGCGCTGACGCTAGCGCGAGCTGAGGCTGGGCAGGCCTGCGGTCCGCCGGACCCTCACGCGCAAGCCGCCGGCGAGACGGCTCAGGGGCCGGGCCTCGTGAAATGGCCTGTTGAGCTGGGCGTCTGCGGGGACTTCATCTGCGGCGTGGGGGAAGACTTCCTCACGTGTCCCGAGGATTGTGGAGTTGCGGAGTACTGCGGGAATGGTTGGTGTGGCCTCTGGGAGAATGAAGCAACGTGTCCGGCGGACTGCCAGTGCGGAGACGGCATCTGCAGCGGCGACGAGAGCGTTGACCGCTGCCCGATGGATTGTGGCTGTCCCGCGCAGTGTGGAAATGGCGTCTGCAACAACAACGAGACCCCCTCTACCTGTCCCGCCGACTGCGGCACCCTCTGCGGAGATGGCGTCTGCAATGGCGGTGAGGACGCCTATACATGCTACCTGGACTGCGGAAGCTTCTGTGGCGATGGCATCTGTGGCTTGGGCGAAGACCGCTGGAGTTGCCCGAGCGATTGTGGGCGGCCTTGCGTTGGGAAGATCTGTCCAGTGCCGGAGATTCCGCTGTAGGCTGAGGACACGTCCCGGCCGGCCCACGGATGCGTTGCGTGGGCCGGCCGGGACACTCGGCCTATAGACCGCTGACGTCCACGTCCTCGCGGATGGACAGACGATAGGCGTCCGCCGCCCACTCATTCTGGAAGCGCACGGACCCCGTCAGGAAGCCTTCCGCGCTCATCACGTTCTCGGTCTTGTTGAGGCTCGCGGGCCGCACGTTCCACACCTGGCCCTTGAAGTTGAAGACGGTAACGCGAGACAGGAAGAGGGTGAGGCCGTTCGAGCCCAGGAGCATGTCTCCCTCCTGGAGGGTATGGGCCTTCACCATGGTGCCGTCGGCGAGGAGCATCGGGTGCTCGGACGTCACTTCGAGGTTGCGGCCGTCCGAGGACTGCAACAGGAAGATGTCCTCCTGCGTGTCTCCCGCCACGAACGAGCGGATGGCCTGGTCCCCGAAGGTCAGCGCGCCGAGCTGCGCGTCCGCGGTAAGCGCCGTCACGTGCGTCGTGCCCGCGGCGTAGGCGTCGGGCACCGGGAGTTGCCGGCCACCGAAGTCCACGCGCTGCGAGGGCGTGAAGCACCCCGCCACGCACGTCCCCAGTCGCGTCAGCCCGGCGATGCAGTTGGCGGATTCGTTGGCGGGGACGTGGAACCTGCACGACGAGCCCGCCGGGACGGCCGGGTACGAGTAGCAGCCGTTGGTGAACACCTGATACTCGGCGTACTCGTTCAGGTAGACCTCTCGCTCGGCGGTGATGAGGCCGCACTTGCGAGCCCACGCGTTGCGCCCGGCTGCCAGTTCCCGCGTGAGGAGCTGGTCGTCCTGGAAGCAGCGGGTTTCGAGCTGTGCGAAGGCGGTGCTGGACAAGGCTGCGGCGGTGACTGCAATCGCAATCAGAAGGTTCTTTTTCATGGTCGGTCCTTTGTTCGGCCTCTGGGAATGATGGGGCGCGGCGCTCACTGCACGCCCACGGCGCTCCAGGCATCGCGCACGGCGTTGACCGTGTCAGTGGGGTAGCGGTCCGCGGCGGCCTGGATGGTCAGGGCTCGGGCCTGGGCCATGGTGGTGTTGGCCGTGAAGTAGAACTGGTTCGCGTAGTAGAAGGTCTGCGCTGCGCGGTTCATCCCCACGCCTGACACGTTGATGGACGTCTTGCTCCGAGGGTGCGTGCCGCCCGTCACGAGCAGCTTGAACGCGAGATTGGGGATGCCGGAGTTCCAGTGCACGCCGCCGTTGTCGGCAGTCCCGACGTAGCGCTCTGGGTAGAAGTCCCGGGAGGAGCCATCCCGGGTGGGGTTGTCCATGTAGCGGAGGGCGTCGCCCGACGTGCCCGGGGTCCAGATGTCCTCGCCAATCTTCCAGACGTCCGCGTCCACGGTGCCGCGCGCCCAGCTCTCGCAGATGGCCGCGGCGATGTCGGACAGGCTCTCGTTGAGGGCGCCGGACTCATTGCGGTACACGAGCCCGGAGTCGTACTGCGTGACCGCGTGCGTGAACTCGTGGGAGACGACGTCCAGATCGCGCCCCAGCTCGCCCGAGTTGAAGTTGTCCCCGTCGCCGAAGACGATCTGCCGGCCATCCCAGAAGGCGTTGACGTAGCGGCTGCCGTAGTGGACGGTGCTGGTGATGGTCGCGCCAGCGTCATCGAAGGAATCCCGCCCGAAGATGGTCGAGTAGCAGCGGTACGTGGTGCCGACGTGGTCGTAGTTGTCGTCGATGTGGCCATCACCGGTGGCGGCGCCGCCCTCCTGGCGTCGCAGCGTACCGGGGAGGTTGCTGCCGTTGCCCGCCGAGTGGATCCGCCGGTTCTGCGCGGCGTGGTACTGCGGATGAACGTCCAGGACGCTCCCCGTTGCGGCGTCCACATAGACGGTGTCGCGCGCGGGGGCGTCGTCACGCTCGCCCTCGCGGACGAGCTCGTAGGCCAGGAAGAGTGAGCCCTGGGCATCCAGGAAGTACACCAACTGGGTGGTTCCCATCGACTTCATGTCAGGCAATCCATTGACGGCCGCCGCCATCGCCGCGTCGGGAGAGACGCGCGAAAGCGAGCTCGGAGCCTGGGCGCCCCTGGCGGAGCCGTTCACCGCGAAGATCTGGCCGGACGTGTCGACGTGGACGATGAGCTCTCCACCCACCACGCGCAGTCCCTCGCGCACCTGGTCATACCTGACGTGAGTCAGCCCCACCTCATCCACGCGAGCGGAGCGGACGCGTAGCTCCTTGGGGCTCAGTCCGAACCGCGAGGCAACGCCTCCGAGCACGGGCTTGAGCGCCTGGTCCGCGGCGAGGGTGAGGTCCTGGCCGCGCAGCCCGGAGAGGGACTGCGGTGCGGAGATGGCCCCGAGCCGTCCCCGGATGATGGCGGAGCCATTGCCCAGCTCCATGTTCGCCTGCCCCATTTCCGACACATCCGCGGAGCCCGGGCTCCCCGCGTCGGGCAACTCACCGCACGCGGAACCGAGGGCAACGAGGCACACTCCCGCCAGACTGCGAGTCCAGTTTGTCGTCACGATGTTCTCCCTTGCTTCAGGTGGGGACTGCTCTGCTACGGCTCGAGGCCAGGACACACGAAGGGCGTGCCGTCCGAGACGGAAGACACCACCTGGCCTGAGTGGGGATGCCGCCCGGACACAACGGGCGGCTGCTGCGCGAGCGGACAACGCTCGTAACCGGTCCTGCTCAGAGGTGCCGCGTCAGTCGCTGGACCTCTTCATACGAAGCGCCCGACTCATGAAGCCCCGCGAGCAGCGCTTCGCGTAGCAGGCTTCGAAGCTTCGGGTTGTCCAGCCGCCCGAAGGCGTCGACCGCGGCCTGCCGGTCGATCTGGGCCAGTTTGAAGAAGAGGTCGTACTTCTCACCCACGAGCCCCTTCTTGGCGACGTCCGACAAGGAAGGGTCGATGGGCGAGGTCGCGAGGGCAAGCATTGCCGCACGGGCCGAGTCGTCCTCCGGTGCGAGCGTGTGGAGCAGATCGATCATGGCCATGCGATCCAGCACTGTCTCCGGACGTTGCTCGGTGAAACGGGTGTCATCAGGAAGCGCGGAGAGGCTGCGGGTGTCGGCGAGCGCGTCCTGTAGCGCCGCGACATTTTCCACCCCGTGATTCGCCAGCTCCTGGATGAAGGCTTCCTCTCGGAAGAAGACGTTGAAGCGGCCCTCCCGATAGCTGCGCGCGGCCTTCTGGATGGCATCCCGGCGCGTCTCCTCGATACCGGTATCGGGCGCAGGTGGTGGCGCCGCCTCACCTGGAAGCGGTCGCGTGAGGGGACGCAGCTCGCGGCCTGGCGGCGCGCTGGTGGGCACCGTGGCCTTGGCGGTGATTCGAGCCGGCTCCCCGGCCAGGGCGCCGCTGGAGGCGCCGGGGCGCGGCGGCATGCCATCATCGGGAGGCGGTGTTCCTGGCCGTCCTCGCATCAGCGCGGTGTAGAGCGCTGCCGCGGAAAGGATGACGAGAGCCACGGCGGGCGCCGCCCATCGGCCAGCAAACGCCTTGCGGTGGGGCTGAGCATTGCTTTGCATGAAGGCTCCTCGGATGGCCTAGAAGATCCAGTGTTGAGGGGGGGCTTCAAGGGGAGACAGGCTGGCATTGGCGTTCCAGCTCACGACCCGGTTCTCAGGGTCGACGCCAATCGATTTGACGTCTTCCTCGAACGGCACGGACACGGTGATGGTGCCCGTCGTGGGGTGCAGACCAAAGTCGATGGGCACGTCCAGCTCCTGGGTGTCGCCCTTCAGCCGGATCACCACCTTCGCCGGGTAGAGCTTCCCAGGTTGCAGGGCGGACTGCGTCACGGTCAGGCTCAGCTCTCCGTTGGCTCGAACTGCATCCGTCTGGAAGGTGGGCCAATCGGCGTCTCCCGTTCCGTAGACCCAGGCCTGGAAGTAGTCGCCCAGGTCTTCTCCGGAGGCCTGCTCCAGCGCGCCTTGCAGCTCTGCCACGCTGCGTGCACGGGGGGGCCCGGACAAGAAGTCCGTGATGGCGCGGACGATGGTCTCCTGACCGCCTGGCAGCAGGTCCTCGAGCTGAACGAAGAAGATCATGGAGCCGGTGCCATACGTCTCTCCCGCGAACGTCAGGAACGGCACCGGATTGTCAGACGTCCCCGGGTAGTACATCGCGGTGCGCGCCAGGCGATCCCAGTGCGCGCGTGTCTTGGCGGCATCCGCAGGCCACTTCGACAGCTCGTAGACGTAGGTGAGGTACTCGGCGATGCCTTCCTTCCAGGAGAAGTCCGTGGCATGCGCCATGGTGATGCGGTTGCCCGCCCACTGATGGATGATCTCATGCATGAGGACGTGACGCGTCATGTTTGCGTACTCCCTGTTGGGGAGGTCGGGCAGGGTGTCACGCAGAATGATGTTGGCGGGGTGTTCCATTCCCAGCCAATGCGTCGGCGCGCCTGCGATGCGCAGCTCCTGGCCATACGGAAGCGGTCCCAGGAGATTCTTGGCCCACCTCAGAAAGTCGGTCATTTCCGGCTTGGAGAGTGACCGGGCGAGCCGCCCACTCTGGGTTTCGAAGAAGATGAGCTTCGTTCCATCGACATTGAGCCACTCGGTGCGGTTCCAACCAGGGTTCGAG
This window contains:
- a CDS encoding M4 family metallopeptidase: MTTNWTRSLAGVCLVALGSACGELPDAGSPGSADVSEMGQANMELGNGSAIIRGRLGAISAPQSLSGLRGQDLTLAADQALKPVLGGVASRFGLSPKELRVRSARVDEVGLTHVRYDQVREGLRVVGGELIVHVDTSGQIFAVNGSARGAQAPSSLSRVSPDAAMAAAVNGLPDMKSMGTTQLVYFLDAQGSLFLAYELVREGERDDAPARDTVYVDAATGSVLDVHPQYHAAQNRRIHSAGNGSNLPGTLRRQEGGAATGDGHIDDNYDHVGTTYRCYSTIFGRDSFDDAGATITSTVHYGSRYVNAFWDGRQIVFGDGDNFNSGELGRDLDVVSHEFTHAVTQYDSGLVYRNESGALNESLSDIAAAICESWARGTVDADVWKIGEDIWTPGTSGDALRYMDNPTRDGSSRDFYPERYVGTADNGGVHWNSGIPNLAFKLLVTGGTHPRSKTSINVSGVGMNRAAQTFYYANQFYFTANTTMAQARALTIQAAADRYPTDTVNAVRDAWSAVGVQ
- a CDS encoding M1 family aminopeptidase, with the translated sequence MTRGLRVTLVVAPLFMNVVGCDSDRNALVPIQDSGGSIVLPGDIPTDVQEYHYAFNLGTREAHSKLNLNVAPPGGDCVTLHAPTGISDLRWNGAAPVDAEQDGGSLRICGPSLYAGQIILEGRFLVPEQTYDFTPVGFTRTQARDNTVFSYLLGWVEQCDRFGLCDDSPASQARFVLDVTHARGELTLCPGQRTQVSQTHTRCELLQTPAPTYSAFAIASNPGWNRTEWLNVDGTKLIFFETQSGRLARSLSKPEMTDFLRWAKNLLGPLPYGQELRIAGAPTHWLGMEHPANIILRDTLPDLPNREYANMTRHVLMHEIIHQWAGNRITMAHATDFSWKEGIAEYLTYVYELSKWPADAAKTRAHWDRLARTAMYYPGTSDNPVPFLTFAGETYGTGSMIFFVQLEDLLPGGQETIVRAITDFLSGPPRARSVAELQGALEQASGEDLGDYFQAWVYGTGDADWPTFQTDAVRANGELSLTVTQSALQPGKLYPAKVVIRLKGDTQELDVPIDFGLHPTTGTITVSVPFEEDVKSIGVDPENRVVSWNANASLSPLEAPPQHWIF